The following proteins are encoded in a genomic region of Bacillus sp. FJAT-22090:
- a CDS encoding DUF2225 domain-containing protein, producing MEITPYYQKDIECLHCKKKFKSTKVRSKFIKVESHETDFQPIYQNKEVNPLLYNIFVCEHCGFSFTEDYTKYFAPGVKEIIQTEVANKWVPHSFGEERTLTEGIMAYKLGIHCGTLKKEKFINIAGLALRTAWLYRLQQNQEQEQRFLKIARDRYADSYSNDDYNGTQMSETRVLYLIAELSRRIGDIEYSTRYFSKVIEKQSTSIEPKVIEMAKERWQEIRENKEKEALM from the coding sequence ATGGAAATTACTCCGTATTATCAAAAAGATATCGAATGTTTACACTGCAAAAAGAAATTTAAATCTACAAAAGTACGCTCAAAATTTATTAAAGTAGAAAGTCATGAAACGGACTTTCAACCTATTTATCAAAATAAGGAAGTGAATCCACTCCTCTATAATATTTTTGTTTGTGAGCATTGTGGTTTTTCTTTTACAGAAGATTATACAAAATACTTTGCCCCTGGAGTAAAAGAAATTATTCAAACAGAGGTTGCTAATAAATGGGTTCCCCACTCTTTTGGAGAGGAAAGAACTTTGACAGAAGGAATCATGGCATATAAGCTTGGAATACACTGCGGTACCTTAAAAAAAGAAAAATTTATTAATATAGCAGGTTTGGCACTCAGAACTGCTTGGTTATACCGTCTTCAACAGAATCAGGAGCAAGAGCAGCGTTTCCTGAAGATAGCACGTGATCGATATGCCGATTCATATTCAAACGATGATTATAATGGCACACAAATGTCAGAAACTCGTGTGCTCTATTTAATAGCAGAATTGTCTCGAAGAATTGGTGATATCGAATATTCTACACGATATTTTTCAAAAGTGATTGAAAAGCAAAGTACATCTATCGAACCAAAAGTAATTGAAATGGCAAAAGAACGTTGGCAAGAAATACGTGAGAACAAAGAAAAAGAAGCCTTAATGTAA
- a CDS encoding Na(+)/H(+) antiporter subunit B, whose amino-acid sequence MKTNDLIIQTTTKVVFFIIFLFSIHIFFAGHYTPGGGFVGGLLMSSAIVLLLLAFDLKTVKEMLPINYTVLTATGLLISLATAAGSIFFNVPFFTHAYDYFNLPLLGETSIHTAMFFDTGVYLVVVGVTMTIIQMIGGDE is encoded by the coding sequence TTGAAAACGAATGATTTAATTATTCAAACGACCACGAAAGTAGTATTTTTCATTATTTTTCTCTTCTCCATTCATATCTTTTTTGCAGGACATTATACACCTGGTGGAGGATTTGTCGGCGGATTGTTGATGTCTAGTGCTATTGTTTTATTATTATTAGCTTTCGACTTGAAAACAGTAAAAGAGATGCTTCCTATAAACTATACGGTTCTTACTGCAACCGGCTTATTAATTTCTTTAGCAACTGCCGCTGGTTCTATATTCTTTAATGTGCCATTTTTTACACATGCCTATGATTATTTTAATTTACCTTTACTTGGTGAAACGTCGATCCATACAGCAATGTTTTTCGATACAGGCGTATACTTAGTTGTAGTCGGAGTAACAATGACAATCATTCAAATGATAGGAGGAGATGAATAA
- a CDS encoding YuiA family protein: MKKFKKEGNSNHCPYCKGEGYFQLRLGGSETCGRCNGSGKK; this comes from the coding sequence ATGAAGAAATTTAAAAAAGAAGGAAATTCCAACCATTGTCCATACTGTAAGGGAGAAGGCTATTTTCAATTGAGACTAGGTGGTTCTGAAACCTGTGGGCGTTGTAATGGATCGGGAAAAAAATGA
- a CDS encoding divergent PAP2 family protein gives MAILQNTPLLAALFSIFFAQFVKIPIHFLITKKIDWKLFTSTGGMPSSHSAAVTSLCTAIAYETGLDSPIFAVSTVFAVIVMFDATGVRFQAGQQAIMINQMRVDFQLFVEQTKGWANKKNEEKIIELKTLLGHKPMEVFMGALTGILISIVIYNTFE, from the coding sequence TTGGCAATCCTCCAGAACACTCCATTATTGGCTGCACTTTTTTCCATTTTCTTTGCTCAATTTGTTAAAATTCCAATACATTTTTTAATAACAAAGAAAATAGATTGGAAGTTATTTACTTCTACCGGTGGAATGCCTAGTTCTCACTCAGCTGCTGTAACTTCCCTTTGCACTGCAATTGCTTATGAAACGGGGCTAGATTCTCCAATATTTGCAGTCTCCACAGTATTTGCTGTTATCGTTATGTTTGATGCAACTGGCGTTCGTTTTCAAGCAGGACAACAAGCAATAATGATCAATCAAATGAGAGTGGATTTCCAGTTATTTGTTGAGCAAACAAAGGGATGGGCAAATAAGAAGAATGAAGAGAAAATAATCGAATTAAAAACCCTATTAGGACACAAACCAATGGAAGTTTTCATGGGTGCACTTACTGGTATATTGATCTCGATTGTCATTTACAACACCTTTGAATAA
- a CDS encoding NAD(P)/FAD-dependent oxidoreductase, which translates to MKRPTILVLGAGYGGLSTVVNLQKLVGTDEADIILVNKNDYHYESTWLHEASAGTLRPDQVRYDVKDVINSSKVNFVKATVDGIDVNSKKVTTSAGEYTYDYLVIGLGFEGETFGIPGLDKYALSIANVNAARQIRDHIEYQFATWSTEEVHDDTRLTIVVGGAGFSGIEFLGELGNRIPELCKEYDVPKEKVRVVCVEAAPMVLPGFDPELVEYAVRQLEAKGIEFSIGTPVVEATPEGVKIKKGEEEFEFIKAGTVVWAAGVRGNRLIESSGIENMRARVKVEKDMRAPGFPDVFIVGDCALLINEEINRPYPPTAQIAMQQAVTIAKNIVSLIKGNDTEEFVPALKGTVCSLGEHDAIGDVMGRKLTGTKASIMKKVIDNRALYMIGGIPLVMKKGKFTL; encoded by the coding sequence GTGAAAAGACCAACAATTCTAGTATTAGGTGCAGGTTACGGTGGATTATCTACTGTAGTTAACCTTCAGAAATTAGTAGGTACGGATGAAGCAGATATTATACTTGTAAACAAAAATGATTACCATTATGAGTCAACATGGTTACATGAAGCTTCTGCTGGTACTCTTCGTCCAGATCAAGTTCGTTATGATGTAAAAGATGTAATCAACTCAAGCAAAGTAAACTTTGTAAAAGCTACAGTTGATGGTATTGACGTTAATTCGAAAAAAGTTACAACTAGCGCTGGTGAGTATACATATGATTACTTAGTAATCGGTTTAGGCTTTGAAGGAGAAACTTTCGGAATTCCTGGCTTAGATAAGTATGCTCTTTCCATTGCCAATGTAAATGCTGCTCGCCAAATTCGTGATCACATTGAATATCAGTTTGCTACATGGTCAACAGAAGAAGTGCATGATGATACACGCTTAACGATTGTTGTAGGTGGAGCTGGATTCTCTGGAATCGAATTTTTAGGTGAATTAGGAAATCGTATTCCTGAACTTTGTAAAGAATATGATGTACCAAAAGAAAAAGTCCGCGTAGTTTGTGTTGAAGCTGCTCCAATGGTGCTTCCAGGATTTGATCCTGAATTAGTAGAATATGCAGTAAGACAATTAGAGGCAAAAGGAATTGAATTCTCTATTGGTACACCAGTCGTAGAAGCAACTCCTGAAGGCGTTAAGATTAAAAAAGGCGAAGAAGAATTTGAATTCATCAAAGCTGGTACTGTTGTATGGGCTGCTGGAGTTCGAGGAAATCGCTTAATCGAATCATCTGGAATTGAAAACATGCGCGCACGCGTAAAAGTAGAGAAAGATATGCGTGCTCCTGGTTTCCCAGATGTATTTATAGTTGGTGACTGTGCTCTTCTTATCAATGAAGAGATTAACCGTCCATACCCACCAACAGCACAAATTGCAATGCAACAAGCTGTTACTATCGCGAAAAATATTGTATCGCTTATCAAAGGGAATGATACAGAAGAGTTCGTTCCAGCTCTTAAAGGAACAGTATGTTCACTTGGTGAGCACGACGCAATTGGTGATGTAATGGGTAGAAAACTAACTGGTACAAAAGCTTCTATTATGAAAAAAGTAATTGATAACCGCGCACTATACATGATTGGTGGAATTCCACTTGTAATGAAAAAAGGTAAATTTACTTTATAA
- the mnhG gene encoding monovalent cation/H(+) antiporter subunit G, translating into MTVIANILIIATISFGTIFILVTAIGLIRLPDAYSRAHAASKSATLGVMSILLGVFFHFWLNEGHFNSRILLGIVFLFITGPVGGHMMGRAAYLSGIKLWDKSVRDDLAEVVKKRRENQ; encoded by the coding sequence GTGACCGTAATAGCTAATATTCTAATAATCGCTACCATATCTTTCGGAACAATCTTTATACTAGTTACTGCTATAGGTTTAATACGGCTTCCCGACGCCTATTCACGTGCACATGCGGCTTCTAAGAGTGCGACACTAGGGGTTATGAGCATTCTACTTGGTGTGTTCTTTCACTTTTGGCTCAATGAAGGTCATTTTAACTCCCGTATACTACTTGGAATAGTCTTTCTTTTCATAACAGGTCCTGTTGGTGGTCATATGATGGGTAGAGCAGCTTATTTATCCGGGATAAAATTATGGGATAAATCAGTACGTGATGATCTTGCAGAAGTAGTAAAGAAAAGAAGAGAAAATCAATAG
- a CDS encoding NUDIX domain-containing protein produces MAREDRGNIWLGVAGIVVNDKGEWLVVKKRYGGLHGRWSFPAGFVNKDETVDEAVRREVKEETGVDCTVRKMVGFRSGVIHHKISDNMAIFLLIPNEKEPILQAQLSELYEVKWIHPNELVVDKDASVMIHELASKKVEDGFNTIEGINPGDVFGYSSYKLFF; encoded by the coding sequence ATGGCAAGAGAGGATAGAGGAAATATTTGGTTGGGTGTTGCAGGTATAGTAGTTAATGATAAAGGGGAATGGTTAGTTGTAAAGAAAAGATATGGAGGTCTTCATGGTCGATGGTCTTTTCCTGCGGGTTTTGTAAACAAAGATGAAACAGTAGATGAAGCTGTTCGAAGAGAGGTGAAAGAAGAAACTGGTGTAGATTGTACTGTTCGGAAGATGGTTGGCTTTAGAAGTGGTGTTATTCATCATAAAATAAGCGATAATATGGCCATTTTTTTATTAATACCGAATGAGAAAGAACCGATTTTACAGGCTCAGCTTTCTGAACTATATGAAGTAAAGTGGATTCATCCAAATGAATTAGTAGTAGATAAAGACGCCTCCGTGATGATTCATGAGCTAGCATCAAAGAAAGTAGAAGATGGGTTTAATACCATTGAAGGGATTAATCCTGGTGATGTATTTGGTTATAGTAGCTACAAGCTATTTTTTTAG
- a CDS encoding Na+/H+ antiporter subunit E, which yields MPFQILLNVFIAVTWMFLSVSFKPSTFIVGYILGLLMLFMVRKSFSTRFYLDKVWAVIKLTLLFLKELTLSNFSVLMLIIKPKMPIRPAIFAMPTVLEKDWEITLLSSLITLTPGTIVIDISDDNKTLYIHSLDFEDIDEAIQSIQNTFEKAILEVSRS from the coding sequence ATGCCATTTCAAATTTTGTTGAATGTATTTATTGCAGTAACGTGGATGTTCTTATCTGTGTCATTTAAACCTTCCACTTTTATCGTAGGATATATTTTAGGTTTGCTAATGTTATTTATGGTTCGTAAATCATTTAGTACCAGATTCTATTTAGACAAAGTTTGGGCAGTTATTAAACTTACTCTATTATTCCTTAAAGAGTTAACGCTATCTAACTTTTCTGTTTTAATGCTAATTATTAAACCAAAGATGCCTATACGACCTGCAATCTTTGCGATGCCCACTGTTCTTGAAAAGGATTGGGAAATAACACTATTATCGAGTCTCATTACACTAACACCAGGAACGATTGTAATTGATATTTCGGATGACAATAAAACCTTATATATTCACTCACTTGACTTTGAGGATATAGATGAAGCAATCCAATCAATACAAAATACGTTTGAAAAAGCAATATTGGAGGTGAGCAGATCATGA
- a CDS encoding YuiB family protein, with amino-acid sequence MQDFMLVQMILSVLIFFVMFFGIAFLVNMLLRMTWFVAFLYPLVVVFIIDEVGFFDYFTKAGEAFSALGNKIISLHTADIIILSSGLAGAIAAGFVIKYLRKNGYQMF; translated from the coding sequence ATGCAAGATTTTATGCTAGTACAAATGATACTCTCGGTTCTTATATTTTTTGTCATGTTTTTCGGAATCGCCTTTTTAGTAAACATGCTATTACGAATGACTTGGTTTGTGGCATTTTTATATCCACTTGTTGTTGTATTCATTATTGATGAAGTAGGATTTTTTGATTACTTTACAAAAGCAGGAGAAGCGTTTTCTGCGTTGGGAAATAAAATAATCTCACTCCATACAGCAGATATTATTATTTTATCTAGTGGTTTAGCGGGAGCAATTGCTGCAGGTTTTGTTATTAAATATCTTCGAAAAAATGGATATCAAATGTTTTAA
- a CDS encoding Na(+)/H(+) antiporter subunit C produces MEILMSILIGFLFMAAIYLILSRSLLRIIIGTGLLSHGTHLLLITMGGLNGKAAPVLADGVTDYVDPLPQALILTAIVISFGVTAFSLVLAYRTYKELGTDNMDLMKGTEDND; encoded by the coding sequence ATGGAAATATTAATGTCCATTTTAATCGGCTTTCTATTTATGGCAGCCATTTATTTAATACTTTCTAGAAGCTTACTTCGAATTATTATCGGAACGGGCTTGCTTAGTCATGGAACACATCTCTTACTTATAACAATGGGCGGGCTAAATGGAAAAGCTGCTCCTGTTTTAGCTGATGGGGTAACAGATTATGTTGATCCACTTCCCCAAGCATTAATACTTACAGCTATCGTTATTAGCTTTGGTGTTACCGCATTTTCTTTAGTATTAGCTTATCGAACCTATAAAGAGCTAGGTACAGACAATATGGATTTAATGAAAGGAACAGAAGACAATGATTAA
- a CDS encoding Na+/H+ antiporter subunit D — translation MLFFPKKVKAQRITVMIGLLLALTSAIVLLVKVKTDGVQTVTLGSWAPPFGITMVSDMISVLLVLSSLLIAIFVVWYSYTSIGEDREKAFYYPAIMFMLTGVNGAFTTGDIFNMFVFFEVLLMSSYVLIVLGGEKVQLRESIKYILVNIVSSSLFVITVGYLYSVVGTLNMADISIKLSEIGQSGIVTVIAVLFLIVFGIKGAIFPLFFWLPGSYAAPPVPVLALFGALLTKVGVYAIMRTYTLFFTTDIGYTHELLMVISIITIIAGCVGALAYFDLKQIIIYNIVIAVGVILFGASIMNESGMLGSVFYLIHDILIKGALFLLIGIIIKITGTSDLRKMGGLMKRYPALAWSYLIAAFGLAGIPPLSGFVGKLLVVQGGFEGEYIWQSIFILASSLIVLLSAIRIFIYAFWGEDKVGLHTISPKTYRQLLFPAITLVAITVFYGVGSEYLVPFMTDASTVLLDPSVYTDAVFGGLK, via the coding sequence TTGTTGTTTTTCCCGAAAAAAGTCAAAGCACAGCGAATTACGGTAATGATTGGACTTTTATTGGCACTAACTTCAGCTATCGTCCTATTAGTAAAAGTAAAAACAGATGGTGTTCAAACAGTTACGCTTGGTAGTTGGGCACCTCCGTTTGGAATCACAATGGTTTCTGATATGATATCGGTTTTATTAGTCCTGTCTTCCCTGCTCATCGCTATTTTCGTTGTATGGTATAGCTACACTTCCATTGGTGAAGATCGTGAAAAAGCTTTTTATTATCCAGCGATCATGTTCATGTTGACAGGTGTGAATGGTGCATTCACAACGGGAGATATTTTCAATATGTTCGTTTTCTTTGAAGTATTGCTTATGTCCTCCTATGTCTTGATCGTATTAGGTGGGGAAAAAGTTCAGTTAAGAGAATCTATTAAGTACATACTAGTTAATATCGTTTCCTCTTCGTTATTTGTTATTACTGTTGGTTACTTGTACTCTGTAGTTGGAACACTTAATATGGCTGACATTTCTATAAAACTATCGGAGATAGGACAATCAGGAATAGTAACAGTAATAGCTGTACTATTTTTGATAGTATTCGGTATTAAAGGAGCTATCTTTCCATTATTCTTCTGGCTTCCTGGTTCATACGCTGCTCCACCTGTTCCCGTCTTGGCGCTGTTTGGAGCACTACTAACAAAGGTAGGCGTATATGCTATCATGCGTACCTATACATTGTTCTTTACAACTGATATTGGATATACACATGAATTACTCATGGTCATTTCAATTATCACGATCATTGCAGGATGTGTTGGCGCTCTAGCATATTTCGATTTGAAACAAATCATTATTTATAATATTGTCATTGCAGTAGGTGTTATCTTGTTTGGTGCATCTATTATGAACGAAAGTGGAATGCTTGGTTCCGTATTTTATTTAATACATGACATCCTCATTAAAGGTGCCTTGTTTTTATTGATTGGGATTATTATTAAAATTACAGGCACATCCGATTTAAGAAAAATGGGTGGTCTGATGAAGCGCTATCCAGCACTGGCCTGGAGTTATTTGATAGCAGCATTTGGTCTAGCAGGTATCCCTCCATTAAGTGGATTTGTCGGCAAACTTCTAGTTGTACAAGGTGGATTTGAAGGAGAATATATTTGGCAAAGTATATTTATTCTTGCATCAAGCTTAATTGTTTTACTTTCTGCTATCCGAATCTTTATCTATGCTTTCTGGGGTGAAGATAAAGTTGGATTACATACAATTAGTCCAAAAACATACCGACAGTTATTGTTTCCGGCAATTACTTTAGTTGCTATAACAGTATTTTATGGTGTTGGTTCCGAATACCTTGTACCGTTTATGACAGATGCCTCAACAGTTTTACTAGATCCTTCCGTCTATACGGATGCTGTGTTTGGAGGGTTGAAATAA
- a CDS encoding HesB/IscA family protein, translated as MAEVVILSEAAAYRVKEMMKHNGEEGSLLRIAVNGGGCSGLSYGMGFEKDKTEEDIELHQHGIDIVVSPEDASILNGTSIDYKESLMGGGFTIENPNAIASCGCGSSFRTAKKEGTPENC; from the coding sequence ATGGCAGAAGTAGTAATATTATCTGAAGCGGCAGCTTACCGCGTAAAGGAAATGATGAAGCATAACGGAGAAGAAGGATCTTTGCTTCGTATTGCAGTTAATGGTGGTGGATGTAGCGGTCTTTCTTACGGAATGGGTTTTGAAAAGGATAAAACGGAAGAAGATATAGAGCTACATCAGCATGGTATTGATATTGTTGTCTCACCAGAAGATGCTTCTATCTTAAATGGTACTTCAATAGATTATAAAGAATCACTAATGGGTGGTGGGTTTACCATCGAAAACCCGAACGCTATCGCATCTTGTGGATGTGGTTCGTCGTTTAGAACTGCTAAAAAAGAAGGAACACCTGAGAACTGTTAA
- a CDS encoding Na(+)/H(+) antiporter subunit F1 has translation MTTFLWVIVVLISLSLLGFLYRLVKGPTTPDRVIALDAIGVGLISLIGLISILFDTGFFLEVILLLAILSFIGTVAFSKFTEKGVIIQRDRNS, from the coding sequence ATGACAACCTTTCTATGGGTTATTGTTGTCTTGATAAGTCTATCGCTTTTAGGCTTTTTATATCGCCTAGTGAAAGGGCCGACTACACCAGACCGTGTAATCGCATTAGATGCAATTGGAGTTGGATTGATTTCATTGATAGGGCTTATTTCCATTCTTTTTGATACTGGCTTTTTCTTAGAGGTTATATTACTCTTAGCAATCCTTTCATTCATAGGTACAGTTGCTTTTTCTAAATTCACGGAGAAGGGAGTAATCATTCAACGTGACCGTAATAGCTAA
- a CDS encoding leucyl aminopeptidase produces the protein MIISTNAVLFEEVQSETLVVAVSKNVENISNWSDFLESFGSHITDWIKSGDISSELKKVVKVPVAGKDGVKRILFVGIGDRKQLTQDKLRQVFGLVGKELLSSKPESLAIWIPSFANESILDADIAYLAAEGIGMGSFTFEGYKTTSNVPDYYLPAIELLTQEESDEVVSYFEIGSIYADAVNEARILVNTPGNVLTSTQLGEYARELGNTYDFETEILGKKEIEELGMGALLAVNQGSVEEPRLIVLKYQATEEWEDVVALVGKGITFDTGGYSIKTKTGIVGMKGDMGGAAAVLGAMQIIGELRPNKNVIAVIASTDNMISGNAFKPDDVITSMSGKTIEILNTDAEGRLVLADAVTYAKQQGANYIVDVATLTGGVITALGYDKTGALTNNEAFFETFMESSIETGEFTWRLPLTENDKKRIRKSDVADLNNSPGGDGHMIFGGGFVGEFVEDTPWIHLDIAGTSDTKSAHDLGPKGGTGVMVRTLATLIERMAEEE, from the coding sequence ATGATTATTAGTACGAACGCTGTTTTATTTGAGGAAGTTCAATCAGAAACCTTAGTAGTAGCAGTTTCCAAGAATGTAGAAAATATAAGCAATTGGAGCGACTTTTTAGAGAGCTTCGGCTCACATATTACGGACTGGATCAAAAGTGGAGACATATCTTCTGAGCTTAAAAAAGTTGTAAAAGTTCCTGTTGCTGGCAAAGACGGTGTCAAAAGAATTCTATTTGTTGGAATTGGAGATCGTAAGCAGCTAACTCAAGACAAACTTCGTCAAGTCTTTGGACTTGTTGGTAAAGAGCTTTTATCGAGTAAGCCAGAATCATTAGCAATTTGGATACCTTCTTTCGCAAATGAATCGATTTTAGATGCGGATATTGCATACTTGGCAGCAGAGGGAATTGGAATGGGTTCTTTTACATTTGAAGGATATAAAACAACCTCAAATGTACCAGATTATTATTTACCAGCTATTGAGCTTTTAACGCAGGAAGAGTCGGATGAAGTTGTATCATACTTTGAAATCGGTTCTATTTATGCGGATGCTGTTAATGAGGCGAGAATATTAGTGAATACTCCTGGTAATGTTCTTACCTCTACGCAGTTAGGCGAATATGCAAGAGAACTTGGCAATACATATGACTTTGAAACAGAGATCTTAGGTAAAAAAGAAATAGAAGAACTTGGCATGGGTGCACTTCTTGCAGTCAACCAAGGTTCTGTCGAAGAGCCTCGATTAATTGTATTGAAATATCAAGCTACTGAAGAATGGGAAGATGTAGTTGCTTTAGTAGGTAAGGGAATTACATTTGATACGGGTGGTTATTCGATAAAAACAAAAACAGGTATTGTTGGAATGAAAGGCGACATGGGTGGTGCTGCTGCAGTGCTAGGAGCTATGCAAATAATAGGAGAGCTTCGTCCAAATAAGAACGTTATTGCTGTTATTGCTTCCACAGATAATATGATTTCTGGCAATGCGTTCAAACCAGATGATGTGATCACGTCCATGAGTGGTAAAACAATTGAAATTTTAAATACAGATGCTGAGGGTCGATTAGTTTTAGCAGATGCAGTAACCTATGCAAAACAACAAGGTGCAAATTATATTGTAGATGTGGCGACATTAACAGGCGGTGTAATTACAGCACTTGGGTACGATAAGACAGGTGCACTTACAAACAATGAAGCGTTTTTTGAAACATTTATGGAATCCTCTATTGAAACAGGTGAATTTACATGGAGATTACCATTAACTGAAAATGATAAAAAACGAATTCGTAAGAGTGATGTAGCAGACTTAAATAATTCACCAGGTGGAGATGGCCATATGATTTTTGGTGGTGGATTTGTAGGAGAGTTTGTAGAGGATACACCATGGATTCACTTAGATATCGCTGGTACTTCCGATACAAAGTCTGCACATGATCTAGGTCCAAAAGGTGGGACTGGTGTAATGGTTCGTACACTTGCTACATTAATTGAGAGAATGGCGGAGGAAGAATAG